Proteins from one Flammeovirgaceae bacterium genomic window:
- a CDS encoding transposase — MSDGGYKIRNKEGIHFITFAVVEWVDVFTRKEYKDILIESLKHCQKSRGLVVYSWCVMSNHVHLIISAKNNDTSEILRDFKKFTSKEIIRAISNHTGESRKEWMLEIFRKAGAQNSQNKTYQFWRQDNHPKELFSPEFTNQKLDYIHNNPVEAGVVEKVEEYLYSSAKDYYEGKCVGLLEIEFLE, encoded by the coding sequence ATGTCTGATGGAGGCTACAAAATAAGAAATAAAGAAGGTATTCATTTTATAACCTTTGCCGTAGTGGAGTGGGTAGATGTATTTACTCGTAAAGAATATAAAGACATACTTATTGAAAGTTTAAAACATTGCCAGAAGTCAAGAGGACTTGTGGTCTATAGCTGGTGTGTAATGAGCAACCATGTTCATTTAATTATTTCAGCTAAGAATAATGATACAAGTGAAATATTGAGGGATTTCAAGAAGTTTACTTCCAAAGAAATAATAAGAGCTATTTCGAATCATACAGGTGAAAGCCGTAAAGAATGGATGCTGGAAATATTCAGAAAAGCAGGAGCCCAAAATAGCCAAAATAAAACATACCAGTTTTGGAGGCAGGATAATCACCCTAAAGAGTTGTTTAGTCCCGAATTCACCAACCAAAAATTGGACTATATCCATAATAATCCGGTCGAAGCCGGAGTGGTTGAAAAAGTAGAAGAGTACTTGTACAGTAGTGCAAAAGATTATTATGAGGGTAAGTGTGTTGGTTTGTTGGAGATTGAGTTTTTGGAATGA
- a CDS encoding DUF4197 domain-containing protein has protein sequence MRYAQLITLSMVLGACTTAQINQAISTAGGALGAEPPLTTEDVASGLKEALVKGISNGSELASRTDGYFKNEAIKILFPPDAKRAEEKLRQIGLGNEVDKFVMALNRGAEDAAREAKPIFVAAIRSMTIDDAWGILKGDQDAATQYLKRTTTAQLKQKFGPVIQNSLEKVNATKYYGDLISTYNKIPFVEKADPDLAGYATDKAIEGLFVMVAREEKEIRQDPMARTTDLLKRVFGAQ, from the coding sequence ATGCGATATGCCCAACTGATCACGCTGTCCATGGTGCTTGGGGCCTGTACCACGGCACAAATAAACCAGGCCATCTCCACGGCCGGTGGTGCCTTGGGGGCGGAACCACCCCTCACCACGGAAGACGTGGCCAGTGGATTGAAAGAAGCCCTTGTGAAGGGGATATCCAATGGGTCCGAACTGGCCTCCCGTACGGATGGCTATTTTAAAAACGAGGCCATAAAAATCCTTTTTCCCCCGGACGCCAAGAGGGCAGAAGAAAAATTGCGACAGATTGGGTTGGGAAACGAAGTGGACAAGTTTGTCATGGCCCTCAACAGGGGGGCTGAAGATGCAGCCAGGGAAGCAAAGCCTATATTTGTGGCGGCCATCCGTTCCATGACGATAGACGATGCATGGGGGATATTGAAGGGGGACCAGGATGCCGCCACCCAATATTTAAAACGCACGACAACTGCACAATTGAAACAGAAATTTGGGCCTGTCATCCAAAACTCCCTGGAAAAGGTAAATGCCACCAAATACTATGGCGACCTTATCAGTACATACAACAAAATCCCTTTTGTTGAAAAGGCTGACCCGGACCTTGCCGGGTATGCCACGGACAAAGCCATAGAAGGGTTGTTTGTGATGGTGGCCAGGGAGGAGAAGGAAATAAGGCAGGACCCCATGGCAAGGACAACCGATTTGTTAAAACGGGTATTTGGCGCCCAATAA
- the paaN gene encoding phenylacetic acid degradation protein PaaN, with amino-acid sequence MGLFEKHEDKINKAVRALHERTFFAAYPEHPSPKIYGETADADGQAKFKATLGKKFEGLRQEGAEGWAGQEESPYLNGPLKVEYPTFSPGTLVGRSNKAFHQWRKIAAGERAGILVESLERAKNRFFEIAYATMHTTGQGFMMAFQASGPHAADRAMEAIAAGYEELQRFPSNALWDKPMGKYNLLINKEWRAVPKGISLVVGCSTFPTWNSVTGIYGSLVTGNTVIVKPHPGAILPIAIFVAEIQNVLAENNLDPNICQLAVDTFDKMITKELAGHPDVKLIDYTGGTAFGNYLEGLPGKVVFTEKTGVNSVILDSVADIDKVVANLAFSVNLYSGQMCTAPQNFYIPEDGIKTPDGHIGFDGFAQKFVESINSLVDNPKAGPFVLGAVQNKKTLERVAEAENLPGKVWLKSRSFENPMFKQARIATPVVVAIDSAKTEIFGKELFGPIALLIKTKNTDESIAMAKEMALRHGAISCGAYTTNDETREKIADEMSLAATPVSFNLTGGIYMNQNAAFSDFHVTGGNPSGNASFTNPEYVARRFTWVGHREPAKG; translated from the coding sequence ATGGGTTTATTTGAAAAACACGAAGACAAAATCAACAAGGCCGTTAGGGCCTTGCATGAGCGCACTTTTTTTGCTGCCTACCCCGAGCACCCATCGCCTAAAATTTATGGCGAAACAGCGGATGCGGACGGGCAAGCCAAATTTAAGGCCACCCTGGGAAAGAAATTTGAAGGGTTGAGACAGGAAGGTGCCGAAGGGTGGGCCGGACAGGAGGAATCCCCTTATTTGAACGGCCCGCTCAAAGTGGAGTATCCTACTTTTTCCCCAGGCACGTTGGTCGGGCGGTCCAACAAGGCCTTTCACCAGTGGAGGAAAATAGCGGCCGGTGAGCGGGCAGGCATATTGGTGGAATCCCTGGAGCGGGCAAAAAACAGGTTTTTTGAAATAGCATACGCCACCATGCACACCACGGGCCAGGGTTTTATGATGGCCTTTCAAGCTTCGGGGCCCCATGCGGCAGACAGGGCCATGGAGGCCATTGCGGCCGGGTACGAAGAGTTGCAAAGGTTCCCCTCCAACGCCCTGTGGGACAAGCCCATGGGAAAATACAACCTGCTGATAAACAAAGAATGGCGGGCCGTGCCAAAAGGCATTTCTTTGGTGGTGGGCTGTTCCACCTTTCCCACCTGGAACTCCGTCACGGGAATTTATGGTAGCCTGGTCACCGGCAATACCGTAATTGTGAAACCGCACCCCGGGGCTATCCTGCCCATCGCCATTTTTGTGGCCGAAATACAAAACGTGCTGGCGGAAAACAACCTGGACCCGAATATTTGCCAACTGGCAGTGGATACCTTTGACAAGATGATCACCAAGGAACTGGCAGGGCACCCGGATGTAAAACTGATCGACTACACGGGAGGCACTGCCTTTGGAAACTACCTGGAAGGCCTTCCGGGAAAAGTGGTGTTTACGGAAAAGACGGGGGTAAACTCCGTGATACTGGATTCGGTGGCCGATATCGACAAGGTAGTGGCCAACCTTGCCTTTTCGGTAAACCTGTACAGTGGGCAAATGTGCACGGCCCCCCAGAATTTTTATATCCCGGAAGACGGGATCAAAACCCCGGACGGCCATATTGGCTTTGACGGGTTTGCCCAAAAGTTTGTGGAATCCATCAACAGCCTGGTGGACAATCCCAAAGCGGGGCCGTTTGTGTTGGGGGCGGTGCAGAACAAAAAGACATTGGAACGCGTGGCCGAGGCAGAAAACCTGCCGGGCAAGGTTTGGCTGAAATCCCGGTCCTTTGAAAACCCCATGTTCAAACAGGCCCGCATCGCCACCCCGGTAGTGGTGGCCATAGATAGCGCCAAAACGGAAATATTCGGCAAGGAGCTTTTCGGCCCTATAGCCTTGCTCATTAAAACCAAAAACACGGACGAGTCCATCGCCATGGCAAAGGAGATGGCGCTGCGGCACGGGGCGATTTCCTGCGGGGCCTACACCACCAATGATGAAACAAGGGAAAAAATTGCCGATGAGATGTCATTGGCGGCCACGCCCGTTTCATTTAACCTGACGGGAGGCATTTACATGAACCAAAATGCGGCCTTCTCCGATTTTCACGTAACGGGCGGCAACCCCTCGGGAAATGCCTCTTTTACAAACCCCGAATATGTGGCCAGGAGGTTCACCTGGGTGGGGCACCGCGAACCGGCAAAGGGGTGA
- the creD gene encoding cell envelope integrity protein CreD → MENTNYPMQLLDRFNRWLQESVTIKLFSIGLLLLILLIPLSWVGDLVHERQMRSGEVTQEITSKWSGRQGVCGPLIVLPYEATEVLHREGGGLRTVTTIRKAFLLPEELEISGKVTPQVLHRGMYEAAVYEAALAISASWARPDLKSLGMAGKVLWEDAYLVLGVSDLRGVAENPSLKYGGKSLVADPTNELGFTYANGASTGLMAKPGWESEGQFGQAFSLHLDIKGSNGLAFAPVGKATTAKISGPWPTPSFNGAFLPDSRTVSPGGFDAEWKVLHFNRPFAQQWAGAGLNLAGADFGVDLLVPVEQYQQSMRTSKYGILIILLTFVSLFLVEISQRVKIHPFQYILMGAALIVYYLLLLGFSEQVGYTASYVVASVATVALLVLYASTFLKSGKLRVLFMSLLAVFYGFIYVIIVQQDYSLITGSVGLFVVIGTLMYLTRKINWYNKAI, encoded by the coding sequence ATGGAAAATACCAACTACCCCATGCAACTCCTGGACCGTTTCAACCGCTGGCTTCAGGAATCCGTCACCATTAAATTGTTCTCTATCGGCCTACTGCTCCTCATATTGCTGATACCCCTTTCGTGGGTGGGCGACCTCGTTCACGAAAGGCAAATGCGGTCGGGCGAGGTAACCCAGGAAATCACCAGCAAGTGGTCGGGCCGCCAGGGGGTATGCGGCCCCCTGATCGTATTGCCCTATGAAGCCACTGAAGTACTTCACCGCGAAGGCGGGGGCCTCCGGACGGTGACCACCATCAGGAAGGCATTCCTTTTGCCGGAGGAACTGGAAATTTCCGGCAAGGTAACCCCCCAGGTATTGCACCGGGGCATGTACGAGGCCGCGGTCTACGAGGCCGCGCTGGCCATAAGTGCTTCATGGGCCCGCCCCGATTTGAAATCCCTGGGCATGGCAGGCAAGGTGCTGTGGGAGGATGCCTACCTGGTGCTGGGCGTGTCGGACCTCAGGGGCGTGGCCGAAAACCCTTCCCTGAAGTATGGAGGGAAATCCCTGGTGGCCGACCCTACCAACGAATTGGGTTTTACTTATGCGAACGGTGCGTCCACGGGGCTAATGGCAAAGCCCGGTTGGGAAAGCGAAGGCCAATTTGGCCAGGCCTTTTCATTGCATCTCGACATAAAAGGGAGCAACGGGCTGGCGTTTGCCCCGGTGGGGAAGGCCACCACCGCAAAAATTTCCGGGCCCTGGCCCACCCCAAGCTTTAATGGGGCCTTTCTCCCGGATTCCCGTACCGTTTCCCCAGGCGGGTTTGATGCCGAGTGGAAGGTGCTGCACTTCAACAGGCCGTTTGCCCAACAGTGGGCAGGGGCGGGCCTGAACTTGGCCGGGGCCGATTTTGGCGTGGACTTATTGGTGCCGGTCGAACAATACCAACAAAGCATGAGGACCTCCAAGTACGGGATACTCATCATCCTGCTAACGTTTGTGTCGTTGTTTTTGGTGGAAATTTCCCAGCGGGTAAAAATCCACCCCTTTCAGTATATCCTGATGGGGGCCGCCCTGATCGTTTACTACTTGCTGTTGCTTGGGTTTTCCGAACAGGTGGGCTATACGGCCTCCTATGTGGTGGCTTCCGTGGCCACCGTTGCACTTCTGGTGCTATATGCTTCCACTTTTTTGAAATCGGGAAAGCTGAGGGTTTTGTTTATGTCTTTGCTGGCCGTCTTTTATGGGTTTATTTATGTGATTATCGTCCAGCAGGACTACTCGCTCATCACCGGCAGCGTGGGCCTGTTTGTGGTGATCGGTACGCTGATGTACCTCACCCGGAAAATCAATTGGTACAACAAGGCCATTTAA
- a CDS encoding competence/damage-inducible protein A, giving the protein MDPVLVEILAIGDELLYGQTQDTNSHWISGELDKVGFKVVRRTTIGDTEGQILTAFAEAEQRADIVLITGGLGPTSDDLTKPCLARYFKCETAIHPEALAEVTAFFEKRGRELTETNRQQAALPTCCTKITNAIGTAPGMWFDKNNKVFVSMPGVPPEMKKMMRDAIIPKLKSRFKTPALHHQIIRTVGIGESFLADKISKWEEALPAHIKLAYLPGVGEVKLRLTGTGISLEELKQAMTELVEKLKPLVGEYIYGYGDAPLQEVIGNALREKKLTLSIAESCTGGYLSHLVTQVPGSSDYYLGSIIPYDYKIKMGQLGVRPETLEKHGAVSEPAIIEMANRVRAKFNADIGLATSGIAGPGGATPDKPVGTVWIAYSDKNKTTAKLLRLSQERLYNIRYSATAALGLLHANMPSQH; this is encoded by the coding sequence ATGGACCCTGTTTTAGTTGAAATACTCGCCATCGGTGACGAATTGCTTTATGGGCAAACCCAGGACACCAACTCACATTGGATCAGTGGTGAATTGGACAAGGTGGGCTTTAAGGTGGTAAGAAGGACAACGATAGGCGACACGGAAGGGCAAATCCTGACGGCCTTTGCCGAGGCGGAGCAGCGCGCGGACATTGTGCTTATCACCGGGGGCCTGGGGCCCACCAGCGATGATTTGACAAAACCTTGCCTGGCCAGGTATTTTAAATGTGAAACGGCCATCCACCCGGAAGCGCTGGCGGAAGTGACGGCCTTCTTTGAAAAGCGCGGCCGCGAATTGACGGAAACAAACCGCCAACAGGCTGCCCTTCCCACCTGCTGCACCAAAATCACCAATGCCATAGGCACCGCCCCGGGCATGTGGTTCGACAAAAACAACAAGGTGTTTGTTTCCATGCCTGGCGTGCCCCCTGAGATGAAAAAAATGATGCGCGATGCCATCATCCCCAAGCTTAAATCCAGGTTTAAAACCCCTGCCTTGCACCACCAAATAATCAGGACGGTAGGGATTGGGGAATCCTTCCTTGCAGACAAAATATCGAAATGGGAAGAAGCCCTTCCCGCCCACATTAAACTGGCCTACCTGCCCGGGGTGGGCGAGGTAAAGCTCAGGCTTACGGGCACAGGCATTTCCTTGGAGGAGTTAAAGCAAGCGATGACCGAACTGGTGGAAAAACTCAAGCCACTGGTCGGGGAATATATTTATGGATATGGGGATGCACCTTTACAGGAGGTGATAGGCAATGCCTTACGGGAAAAAAAGCTAACCCTTTCCATTGCCGAAAGTTGTACGGGAGGGTACCTGTCGCACCTTGTCACGCAGGTGCCGGGCAGCTCGGATTATTACCTCGGCAGCATAATCCCCTACGATTACAAAATAAAAATGGGACAGCTTGGGGTAAGGCCGGAAACCCTGGAAAAACATGGTGCGGTAAGCGAGCCCGCCATCATTGAAATGGCCAACAGGGTGAGGGCCAAATTCAATGCGGACATCGGGTTGGCCACCAGTGGCATTGCCGGACCGGGTGGCGCCACGCCCGACAAGCCGGTGGGCACCGTCTGGATTGCCTATTCGGACAAAAACAAAACCACGGCCAAACTCCTAAGGTTATCGCAGGAACGGCTCTACAATATCCGGTATTCCGCCACCGCGGCCCTGGGCCTGCTGCACGCCAATATGCCTTCCCAACACTAA
- a CDS encoding helix-turn-helix transcriptional regulator has protein sequence MAHLYIKNMVCNRCVMVVKQMLEGQGLHPVSVALGEVELTEKELAKSQLDRLDSALRDLGFERIDDHKGRLIESIKSKVIQWIRHSDASERKHNWSTLLSEEFHYEYSYLSNLFSSVAGITLEQYIIRQRIERAKELLFYDEMSLGEIAALLGYSSVAHLSGQFKKVTGQTPSALKKSRAMGQQRKPLDGVA, from the coding sequence ATGGCCCATCTCTATATTAAAAATATGGTTTGCAACCGCTGTGTTATGGTGGTGAAACAAATGCTTGAAGGGCAGGGGCTGCACCCTGTAAGCGTGGCGTTGGGGGAGGTGGAATTGACGGAAAAGGAGTTGGCCAAAAGCCAACTGGACAGGCTGGACAGTGCTTTGAGGGACCTGGGCTTTGAGCGGATAGACGATCACAAGGGCAGGTTGATCGAGTCGATCAAAAGCAAGGTAATCCAATGGATACGCCATTCCGATGCCTCCGAAAGGAAGCACAACTGGTCCACTCTCCTGTCCGAAGAGTTCCACTACGAATACAGTTATTTGAGCAACCTTTTTTCCTCCGTGGCGGGGATCACCCTGGAGCAGTACATTATCCGGCAGAGGATAGAGCGGGCCAAAGAGCTATTGTTTTATGATGAGATGAGCCTGGGGGAAATTGCCGCCCTGTTGGGGTACAGCAGCGTGGCGCACTTGTCCGGCCAGTTCAAGAAGGTCACAGGGCAAACGCCTTCGGCATTAAAGAAATCCAGGGCGATGGGCCAACAGCGAAAGCCACTGGATGGCGTTGCCTAG
- a CDS encoding 2-oxo acid dehydrogenase subunit E2, which translates to MALVELIMPKMGESIMEATILSWLKKPGDKIEQDESVLEVATDKVDTEVPSTHAGILKEILAKDGEVVKVGSPIAVIATEADGGGASDKPAAKTGDKPKAEAAKPAPAVATPTNGAGQLAPTDYKSSSRFYSPLVKNIAHEENIPIAELEAVPGTGSEGRVTKKDILAYLQQRQSGQAVTPALVPSRPAVPASINAGDEIIQMDRMRKMIAERMVDSKRISPHVTSFVEADVTNIVQWRNKWKAEFQKKEGGSLTFTPIFIEAIVKAIKDFPMVNIQVDGDRIVKKKEINIGMAVALPTGNLIVPVIPNADQYNLKGLAKIVNDVAGRARENKLKPDEMAGGTYTISNVGSFGNVMGTPIIMQPQVAILAVGAIQKKPAVIETPTGDAIAIRHKMFLSHSYDHRVVDGSLGGMFVRRVADYLEQFDMGQGL; encoded by the coding sequence ATGGCGTTGGTAGAGCTTATTATGCCCAAAATGGGTGAAAGTATCATGGAGGCAACCATTTTATCCTGGTTGAAAAAACCCGGTGATAAAATTGAGCAGGACGAGTCGGTATTGGAGGTGGCCACCGATAAGGTGGACACAGAGGTGCCCTCCACCCACGCAGGCATATTAAAGGAAATACTGGCCAAGGATGGCGAGGTGGTAAAAGTGGGGTCGCCCATAGCGGTTATCGCCACGGAAGCAGACGGGGGGGGGGCCTCCGATAAGCCGGCCGCCAAAACTGGGGACAAGCCAAAGGCAGAGGCGGCAAAGCCCGCGCCTGCGGTGGCCACGCCTACCAATGGTGCAGGCCAACTGGCCCCGACTGATTACAAATCGTCTTCGAGGTTTTATTCCCCGCTGGTCAAAAATATTGCCCATGAAGAAAACATACCCATAGCGGAACTGGAGGCTGTCCCCGGAACTGGCAGTGAAGGGCGCGTTACGAAAAAAGACATACTGGCCTACCTTCAGCAGCGCCAATCAGGGCAGGCCGTCACCCCTGCCCTTGTGCCATCGAGGCCGGCCGTCCCTGCCTCCATCAATGCCGGTGACGAAATCATCCAAATGGACAGGATGCGCAAGATGATTGCAGAGCGCATGGTGGACTCAAAACGCATTTCGCCACACGTTACCTCTTTTGTGGAAGCTGACGTGACCAATATTGTGCAGTGGAGGAATAAGTGGAAAGCTGAATTCCAAAAAAAGGAGGGCGGGTCCCTTACGTTTACGCCCATTTTCATCGAGGCCATTGTGAAGGCCATAAAGGATTTCCCGATGGTCAACATCCAGGTGGATGGCGACCGCATCGTCAAAAAGAAGGAAATCAATATTGGCATGGCCGTGGCGCTCCCCACCGGCAACCTTATCGTGCCGGTGATCCCGAACGCAGACCAATATAACCTGAAGGGCCTGGCCAAAATAGTGAACGATGTGGCAGGCCGTGCACGTGAAAACAAGTTGAAGCCGGATGAGATGGCAGGGGGGACCTACACCATTTCAAATGTGGGCTCCTTTGGAAACGTGATGGGCACGCCCATTATCATGCAGCCGCAGGTGGCGATCCTGGCGGTGGGGGCCATTCAGAAAAAGCCTGCCGTAATCGAAACCCCTACGGGCGATGCCATCGCCATCAGGCACAAGATGTTCCTCTCCCATTCCTACGACCATAGGGTGGTGGACGGTTCCCTGGGAGGAATGTTCGTGAGGCGTGTGGCCGATTATTTGGAGCAATTTGACATGGGGCAGGGGCTCTAA
- a CDS encoding amidohydrolase, translating into MKTITATLLFFASLTAFAQYEKEKKVVTDNLDKNFSRYTEVAKEIWDYAELGFLEDKSTAALQGLLAQEGFKIDKGVAGMPTAFVATYGSGKPVIGILAEFDALPGLSQQAQPTKSPVAEGGSGHGCGHNLFGTASSASAIALKTWLAQSKRPGTVKLYGTPAEEGGAAKVYMARAGLLEGVDAVINWHPSSQNNASAQTCLAVIQGMFRFYGVSAHAAAAPDRGRSALDGVEAMDYMVNMMREHVPQESRIHYVIKKGGEVPNVVPDYAEVEYIVRSPKVEDVKNLWARVVKAAEAGAMGTETNVKVEIISGIYNLLPNETLAKLQYENLKKVGGVNYTPEEEAFAKKMQESFNFKAPPISEAQKVQEYKVGFFPASTDVGDISWLVPTAGLGTATAVPGTPGHSWQNVACSGMSIGFKGMINAAKVMAMTGVDLFMDPSLIAKAKGEFEAKRGKDFKYESLIGDREPPLDFRKSK; encoded by the coding sequence ATGAAAACCATTACGGCAACATTGCTCTTTTTTGCAAGCCTTACTGCTTTTGCACAATACGAAAAGGAGAAAAAGGTAGTGACCGACAACCTTGACAAGAATTTTTCCAGGTATACTGAAGTCGCCAAAGAAATTTGGGACTATGCGGAGCTGGGCTTTTTGGAGGACAAAAGCACCGCGGCCTTGCAGGGCCTGCTGGCCCAGGAGGGCTTCAAAATAGACAAGGGGGTGGCCGGCATGCCCACGGCATTTGTGGCCACTTATGGCTCCGGCAAGCCCGTGATTGGGATTTTGGCAGAGTTCGATGCCCTTCCCGGCCTTTCCCAACAGGCACAACCCACTAAATCACCGGTGGCGGAGGGTGGCAGCGGGCACGGCTGTGGCCACAACCTTTTTGGAACGGCTTCCAGTGCCTCCGCCATAGCGTTGAAAACCTGGCTTGCCCAAAGCAAAAGACCGGGAACGGTCAAATTATATGGCACGCCTGCCGAAGAAGGCGGGGCTGCCAAAGTATATATGGCCCGGGCCGGTTTGCTGGAAGGGGTTGACGCAGTGATCAACTGGCACCCTTCCAGCCAGAACAATGCGAGCGCACAAACTTGCCTGGCGGTGATCCAGGGAATGTTCAGGTTTTACGGGGTGTCCGCCCATGCGGCTGCTGCCCCCGACCGTGGCCGCTCGGCCCTGGATGGCGTGGAGGCCATGGACTACATGGTCAATATGATGAGGGAACACGTGCCCCAGGAGTCGCGCATCCACTACGTCATCAAAAAGGGCGGTGAGGTCCCCAATGTAGTGCCCGATTATGCAGAAGTGGAATACATCGTGCGGAGCCCCAAGGTGGAGGACGTAAAAAACCTTTGGGCCCGGGTGGTAAAGGCCGCTGAGGCCGGTGCCATGGGCACGGAAACCAACGTAAAAGTGGAAATAATTTCAGGGATCTATAACCTGCTCCCTAACGAAACATTGGCCAAACTGCAATACGAAAACCTGAAAAAAGTAGGGGGCGTCAACTACACGCCTGAGGAGGAGGCCTTTGCCAAAAAGATGCAGGAAAGTTTTAATTTCAAAGCGCCCCCCATTTCGGAAGCCCAAAAAGTGCAGGAATACAAGGTAGGCTTTTTTCCGGCCTCCACAGACGTGGGCGACATCAGTTGGCTGGTGCCCACTGCCGGGCTGGGCACCGCCACGGCCGTACCGGGCACACCTGGCCACAGTTGGCAAAACGTGGCCTGCTCCGGCATGAGCATCGGCTTCAAGGGGATGATCAACGCGGCCAAGGTAATGGCCATGACGGGGGTTGATTTGTTTATGGACCCTTCCCTAATCGCCAAGGCCAAAGGGGAATTTGAGGCCAAACGCGGAAAGGATTTTAAATATGAGTCGTTGATCGGGGACCGCGAGCCGCCATTGGACTTCAGGAAAAGCAAGTAG
- a CDS encoding transcriptional regulator yields the protein MTNPFSKLDKILEHGVRLQLLSILVVNESYGFNSLKEVLGLSDGSLATHIKALEREKYILVQKSFVGRKPNTQYRISEKGRQAFKKHIDAMEAIIKNQKK from the coding sequence ATGACCAACCCGTTCAGCAAACTTGATAAAATACTGGAGCATGGCGTACGGCTACAGTTGCTGTCCATCCTGGTGGTGAACGAATCGTATGGCTTTAATTCCCTTAAGGAGGTTTTAGGGCTAAGCGATGGAAGCCTGGCCACCCACATCAAGGCCTTGGAAAGGGAAAAATACATTCTTGTGCAAAAGTCCTTTGTGGGCCGCAAGCCCAATACCCAATACCGCATTTCGGAGAAGGGAAGGCAGGCGTTCAAAAAGCATATTGATGCGATGGAGGCCATTATTAAAAACCAGAAAAAATAA